The Cervus canadensis isolate Bull #8, Minnesota chromosome 29, ASM1932006v1, whole genome shotgun sequence genome includes a window with the following:
- the CHRM1 gene encoding muscarinic acetylcholine receptor M1, protein MNTSAPPAVSPNITVLAQGKGPWQVAFIGITTGLLSLATVTGNLLVLISFKVNTELKTVNNYFLLSLACADLIIGTFSMNLYTTYLLMGHWALGTLACDLWLALDYVASNASVMNLLLISFDRYFSVTRPLSYRAKRTPRRAALMIGLAWLVSFVLWAPAILFWQYLVGERTVLAGQCYIQFLSQPIITFGTAMAAFYLPVTVMCTLYWRIYRETENRARELAALQGSETPGKGGGSSSSSERSQPGAEGSPETPPGRCCRCCRAPRLLQAYSWKEEEEEDEGSMESLTSSEGEEPGSEVVIKMPMVDPEAQAPTKQPPRSSPNTVKRPTRKGRERAGKGQKPRGKEQLAKRKTFSLVKEKKAARTLSAILLAFILTWTPYNIMVLVSTFCKDCVPETLWELGYWLCYVNSTINPMCYALCNKAFRDTFRLLLLCRWDKRRWRKIPKRPGSVHRTPSRQC, encoded by the coding sequence ATGAATACCTCAGCGCCACCGGCCGTCAGCCCCAACATCACTGTCCTGGCACAGGGAAAGGGTCCCTGGCAAGTGGCCTTCATCGGGATCACCACGGGCCTCCTGTCTCTGGCCACGGTGACAGGCAACCTGCTGGTGCTCATCTCCTTCAAGGTCAACACGGAGCTCAAGACGGTCAACAACTACTTCCTGCTGAGCCTGGCCTGTGCCGACCTCATCATCGGTACCTTCTCCATGAACCTCTACACCACGTACCTGCTCATGGGCCACTGGGCTCTGGGCACGCTGGCCTGCGACCTCTGGCTGGCCCTGGACTATGTGGCCAGCAACGCCTCGGTCATGAACCTGCTGCTCATCAGCTTTGACCGCTACTTCTCGGTGACCCGGCCCCTGAGCTACCGTGCCAAGCGCACTCCCCGCCGGGCAGCCCTGATGATCGGCCTGGCCTGGCTGGTCTCGTTCGTGCTCTGGGCCCCGGCCATCCTCTTCTGGCAGTACCTGGTAGGGGAGCGGACGGTTCTGGCCGGGCAGTGCTACATCCAGTTCCTCTCCCAGCCCATCATCACCTTTGGCACGGCCATGGCCGCCTTCTACCTCCCCGTCACGGTCATGTGCACCCTCTACTGGCGCATCTACCGGGAGACAGAGAACCGGGCCCGGGAGCTGGCGGCCCTGCAGGGCTCGGAGACGCCGGGGAAGGggggcggcagcagcagcagctcagagcGGTCCCAGCCAGGGGCCGAGGGCTCCCCAGAGACCCCTCCAGGGCGGTGCTGCCGCTGCTGCCGAGCCCCCCGGCTGCTCCAGGCCTACAgctggaaggaggaagaggaggaggacgaAGGCTCCATGGAGTCCCTCACCTCCTCGGAGGGTGAGGAGCCTGGCTCCGAGGTGGTGATCAAGATGCCCATGGTGGACCCCGAGGCGCAGGCCCCCACCAAGCAGCCGCCCCGGAGCTCCCCGAATACGGTCAAGAGGCCAACCCGGAAGGGGCGCGAGCGGGCGGGCAAGGGCCAGAAGCCCCGTGGGAAGGAGCAGCTGGCCAAGCGGAAGACCTTCTCGCTGGTCAAGGAGAAGAAGGCGGCTCGGACCCTGAGCGCCATCCTGCTGGCCTTCATCCTCACCTGGACACCGTACAACATCATGGTGCTGGTGTCCACTTTCTGCAAGGACTGTGTCCCCGAGACCCTGTGGGAGCTGGGCTACTGGCTGTGCTACGTCAACAGTACCATCAACCCCATGTGCTACGCACTCTGCAACAAAGCCTTCCGGGACACCTTCCGCCTGCTGCTGCTCTGCCGCTGGGACAAGCGTCGCTGGCGCAAGATCCCCAAGCGCCCCGGCTCTGTGCACCGCACCCCCTCCCGCCAGTGCTGA